A window from Peromyscus eremicus chromosome 1, PerEre_H2_v1, whole genome shotgun sequence encodes these proteins:
- the LOC131902586 gene encoding vomeronasal type-1 receptor 4-like, protein MDFWILAIRIIFLSQTIIGILGNVSLMFYYLVLYNREHILKPIDLILVHLMTANAIIILSLGVPHTMAAFGLMWFLNDFGCRMVIYIQTVGRSVSIGTTCLLSVFQVITIRPREFCWKDHKFKPENYIGCSIFLLWGFYMLINFIFFVYPFIKLSSKNVTRKRDFGYCSIVGGDEINDSLYTALLVCPEVFFSGCIALSSGSMIVTLYKHKKRVQHIRRSHGYNKTSPESRATQNILVLVSTFLAFYSLSSILRGCIALLHNHNWWLVSITPLTSMCFPSFGPFVLMNRCSIFYRFTLIWIRNKNNLIL, encoded by the coding sequence ATGGACTTCTGGATTCTGGCAAtcagaattattttcttatcaCAAACTATAattggaattctgggaaatgtttcTCTTATGTTCTACTATCTAGTCCTTTACAACAGAGAACACATATTAAAGCCCATAGATTTGATTCTTGTGCACCTAATGACAGCCAATGCCATAATCATACTCTCTTTAGGAGTTCCCCACACAATGGCAGCATTTGGGTTGATGTGGTTCTTGAATGATTTTGGGTGCAGGATGGTAATATACATTCAAACAGTTGGCCGGAGTGTGTCCATTGGCaccacctgcctcttgagtgtcttCCAGGTCATAACCATCAGACCCAGGGAATTCTGTTGGAAGGATCATAAATTCAAACCTGAAAATTATATTGGTTGTTCTATTTTCCTCCTCTGGGGCTTTTACatgttaataaattttattttctttgtgtaccCATTTATCAAACTTAGCAGCAAAAATGTGACAAGAAAACGAGATTTTGGATACTGCTCTATTGTAGGGGGGGATGAAATCAATGACTCACTCTATACTGCATTGCTGGTGTGTCCTGAAGTCTTTTTTTCTGGGTGCATTGCCTTGTCTAGTGGCTCCATGATTGTCACTCTGTATAAACACAAGAAGAGGGTTCAACACATCCGAAGATCTCATGGTTACAATAAAACCTCACCTGAGTCCAGAGCCACCCAGAACATCCTGGTCTTGGTGTCTACCTTTCTGGCATTTTATAGTCTCTCTTCAATCTTAAGAGGCTGCATCGCTCTTTTACATAATCACAATTGGTGGCTGGTGAGCATCACTCCCCTCACTTCTATGTGTTTTCCGTCTTTTGGACCCTTTGTTCTCATGAATCGTTGCTCCATTTTCTACAGGTTTACCTTGATATGGattaggaataaaaataatttaatcttATAA